The genomic interval GCCGAACGGGCCATGGAAACGCTCGGGCGGATCATTCGCTCGTTCTGAAGGAAAGCTGTCGAAGGCCAGCTATAGTTGTCGGACTCGCAGGCAGGATAGCCAGCATGCCCCAAGACAACACCCCAGCTTGCATAGAGCAACTACAACAAAAACTACTCGAACTGGAGACGCAGAATGCCGAGCTGCGCCTCAAGGCGGCCTGTTATGAGGTCATGACTGGCCACATGCATCAAGGTTTCTGCGTGCTCGAAATGCTCGAGAACAGTGACGGAGAGCTGTACGACTACCGTTACATCCTTGCCAACGACGCCTCTATGCAGCACACCGCCCACCCCAAGCAGTTGGGCCAGACGGCACGTGAAACGATCCCGGACGAAATTGGAACCTGGCTTCCGCGGTTTGCCGAAGTGGCGCGCTCAGGGCAGCCCCTGCAGTTCGAAGCGCGGCTGGCGGTGACCGACCGCTGGCTAAAGCTGTCGGTGTATCCCCTGGAGCCCGCCAGCCAGAAACGAGTAGCGGTAGTCTTTACCGGGGTGCCGGCCGAACAGGTAACCCTCGATAACCTGCAAGCACTTAACCAGGAACTGTCGAACAGGGTCGACAAGGAGCAAGCCAACAGCAAGCTGCTTGGCGAGCTGGTCGACCACAGCCTGGCCAATGTGTTTGCTGCGGACCGCAGCTTCAGGCTGCTGGCGATCAACCGCACCGCACAGGAAACGTTCAAGCGCCTGCGCGGTTTCGTACCCAAGGTCGGCGACTACATTCCGCAATTCCTGTCAGGCCAGCAGGACATCAAGCGTCAGCTTGACCCCTTATGGCCACGCGTACTGGCGGGCGAGGCATTCGTCCAGACAATCGCCCTTGGGAACTCACAAGCATTGCGCCACTACGAAATCCGCTACAACCCCTTGCGTGATGCTCAGCAGCAAATCCAGGGGGGGTACCTGTTTGCATACGACATCACAGAACGCGTCGCAGAGCACGAGCGGCTGCGAGAGATCGAAAACGCTTTGCGCCAATCCCAGAAGATGGAAGCCATCGGCCAGCTGACCGGGGGGATAGCGCATGATTTCAACAATTTGCTGGGTAGCATCCTCGCCGCCCTGGAAGTGGCCACCGAACGCCAGGCACAACAGCGCTACCCGGAAGCTACACGGCTACTTGCCATCGCCCGACAGGACTCCAAGCGTGCTGCCTCTATGGTTCAACGCCTGCTGGCATTCGCACGCCAGCAAATCCTGATTCCGCAAACTACAGATGTGCATCAACTGGTGGCCGGTATGCACGATCTGATCAAGCGCTCGCTGCATGAAGACATCCACTTCGTTGACCAGACACTGGCCGACCAATGGCTGATAGCGATCGACCCTCCGCAACTGGAAAGTGCTTTGCTCAACCTGTGCATCAACGCCCGCGATGCCATGCCGCTGGGTGGCGAATTAGCTATCTGTTGCGCGAACACCCCATTGAATCAGGCACAGGCCCGGGTACTGGACCTCCCTGCGGGTGACTACTTGCAGATTCGTATCAGCGATAATGGCATTGGCATGACCGACGACACGGCTCAACGCGCGCTGGAGCCATTCTTCACTACCAAACCATTGGGTCAGGGCTCAGGCCTTGGGTTGTCGATCGTCTACGGCTTCATCCGCCAGTCCGGCGGGCAGTTGCAGATCAATAGTGCGCCTGGGCATGGCACGCGTATTGACCTTTATCTCCCCAGGAAAAGCGCGGCAATAGTAACTCCGCCTGAGCCCCATCAACCCACGCCTGCCAAAACGGAATGCACACCTCGCCTGATCATGCTCATGGAGGACCAGGTAAACCTGCGCCTGGTGATCGAAGAAGTGCTGCAAGAACTCGGGCACGATGTGCGCACGTTCGTCGATGGACGCAGCGCACTGGCTGCCTGCCAAGAGGGCTTGCGGCCTGACCTGCTGGTGACCGATATCGAGCTGCCAGGCGACATCGACGGCCGGCAATTGGCCGCAGCGCTTCCCGAGGAGGTGCCAGTGCTCTACATCACCGGCTACAGCGAAGACCAGGCAGATGTCAAACCATCAAAGCACTCTAGCGTGCTGTGCAAGCCATTCAGCCTGGCGCTGCTCAGCGAGCAAATCGAAAACCTGCTGGCAAACCTGCATCCGCCGCAATGAACAGCTGTACGTTCAAGGGCCAGCCACAGTACAGTCTGTCTGATACTTTTCTGGAATGTCGCCATGCACCACCGCGACCTGTCCGGCCTGCGCCGGGAAATCGAGGCCTTGCGTCAGCATAACGCGCAGCTGGAAGCACAGCTTCGGCAACAGCAGGATCAAGACCACAGCGTCTACCGCTTTCTGTTCGACACGATGGACGAGGGGTTCTGCATCATCGAATTCTTCGATGGCCCACATGGGCCTCTGAGTGACTATATACACGTCATGGCCAACGCGGCCTACGCCAAGCACGCCGGCATCCCCGACGTGGTCGGGCAGAAACTGCGCGAGATGGTGCCCGATGAGGCCGATGACTGGGTGGCCCGCTATGGCGCTGTACTTCGCACGGGCGAACCGCTGCACTTCGAGCAGGAACTGGTCGCCACCGGCCATGTGCTGTCAGTGACTACTTTCCGCGTAGAGCCTGCTGAGAAACGCCAGGTAGCGGTGTTGTTCAAGGATGTCACCGAACGCCGGCGTGCAGAGCAGGCCCTGCAGCGCCTTAACGAACAGCTGGAACAGCGGGTGAATGCCGCACTGGCCGAACGACGCTTGTTTGCCGAATTGGTCGATCACAGCGTGGTCAATGTGCATGTGGTGGACAAGAATCTGCGCTGGCTGGCTGTCAACCGCCAGGCCAGGCATGACTTCCACCTGCTGTACGGGAGAACACCGGAAATCGGCGACTACCTGCCCGGGCTGTTCGAAGATGGAAGCGCTGGCCAGACGCCTATCCTGCCAATGTGGCAGCGCGCCCTGGCAGGCGAGCAGTTCATCGAGATTGGCATCTTCGGCAAGCCCCCCATGCTGCGCCACTACGAATTGCGCTTCAACGCGTTGCACGACCAAAAAGGCGAGATTCTAGGCGCGTTTCTGTTCGCTTATGACATCAGTGACCGGGTACAAGAGCAGGAACGCCTGGCCAAGGCCGAAGAAGCACTGCGCCAGGCACAGAAGATGGAAGCCGTAGGCCAGCTCAGTGGCGGCATCGCCCATGACTTCAACAATTTGCTGGGCAGCATCCTTGGCGCCCAGGAGCTGATGCGCCAACGCCTGGACCAGTCACGCTTCGACGCCCTGGAGCCCTTGCTGAAGCTGTCCAGCGGCTCGGCGCAGCGGGCCTCTTCACTGGTGCACCGGCTGCTGGCATTCTCTCGCCAGCAGACCCTGCAACCCTGCTCCACGCAGGTGACCACGTTGGTGGCCGGTATGGAAGAGCTTCTGCGCCGCACCATCGGCCCGGCCATTACCCTGAGCAGCCGCTTCGCCAGCCCGTTGTGGCCTACCTTCATTGATCCGCCCCAACTGGAAAGCGCCCTGCTCAACATCTGCATCAACGCTCGCGATGCCATGCCCGCAGGTGGGGTGATCGACATCATTGGCGACAACCTGCTGCTTGACGACGAGCAGGCCCTGGCTTTGCAACTGCCAGCCGGCGAGTATGTGCGGCTGAGCATCGTCGACAACGGTAAAGGCATGTCGGCTGAAGTGGCGGAGCGCGCAGTCGACCCGTTCTTCACCACCAAGCCGATGGGCCAGGGCAGCGGCCTGGGTCTGTCCATGACCTACGGCTTCGTGCGTCAGTCGGGTGGGCAATTACGCGTGCTGTCGGTGCTTGGCGAGGGCACCCGCATCGAGCTGCTGCTACCCCGACACCCCGAGCAGCCCCAGGCGCCAGCCGAAAAACTGCAGCACCCGCCTTTGCAAGCAAGCAGCGCGGCTGCACGGCGCATTCTGTTGATTGAAGACCAGACCGCCTTGCGCTTGGTGGTCGGCGAAGTGCTGGAAGAGCTGGGCTATCGGGTGGACGCCTTCGAGAATGGTCCGACCGCCCTCGCCCACCTGCAAAGCGGCGAACGGCCAGACCTGCTGCTGAGCGATATCGGACTGCCGGGTGGCCTGAATGGCCGCCAGGTGGCCGAACGCTGCCGTGAGCGCTACCCAGACCTCAAGGTGCTGTTCATCACCGGCTACGATGAGAGCGCCGCGCTCAGCGACGGCCAGCTGTTGCACGGTACGTTGGTGCTGACCAAGCCGTTCGAGCTCGAAGTACTCGCCGAGCGGGTACGCGAGCTGCTGGAGGATTGACGGGCGCGTTCAGCGCCCGCCGCTCAGGTCGATGAAACTGCCGGTGGAGTAGGAGGCTTTGTCCGAGAGCAGCCAGAGGATGGCTTCGGCCACTTCCTCGGGGCG from Pseudomonas fortuita carries:
- a CDS encoding PAS domain-containing sensor histidine kinase, which translates into the protein MPQDNTPACIEQLQQKLLELETQNAELRLKAACYEVMTGHMHQGFCVLEMLENSDGELYDYRYILANDASMQHTAHPKQLGQTARETIPDEIGTWLPRFAEVARSGQPLQFEARLAVTDRWLKLSVYPLEPASQKRVAVVFTGVPAEQVTLDNLQALNQELSNRVDKEQANSKLLGELVDHSLANVFAADRSFRLLAINRTAQETFKRLRGFVPKVGDYIPQFLSGQQDIKRQLDPLWPRVLAGEAFVQTIALGNSQALRHYEIRYNPLRDAQQQIQGGYLFAYDITERVAEHERLREIENALRQSQKMEAIGQLTGGIAHDFNNLLGSILAALEVATERQAQQRYPEATRLLAIARQDSKRAASMVQRLLAFARQQILIPQTTDVHQLVAGMHDLIKRSLHEDIHFVDQTLADQWLIAIDPPQLESALLNLCINARDAMPLGGELAICCANTPLNQAQARVLDLPAGDYLQIRISDNGIGMTDDTAQRALEPFFTTKPLGQGSGLGLSIVYGFIRQSGGQLQINSAPGHGTRIDLYLPRKSAAIVTPPEPHQPTPAKTECTPRLIMLMEDQVNLRLVIEEVLQELGHDVRTFVDGRSALAACQEGLRPDLLVTDIELPGDIDGRQLAAALPEEVPVLYITGYSEDQADVKPSKHSSVLCKPFSLALLSEQIENLLANLHPPQ
- a CDS encoding hybrid sensor histidine kinase/response regulator, whose translation is MHHRDLSGLRREIEALRQHNAQLEAQLRQQQDQDHSVYRFLFDTMDEGFCIIEFFDGPHGPLSDYIHVMANAAYAKHAGIPDVVGQKLREMVPDEADDWVARYGAVLRTGEPLHFEQELVATGHVLSVTTFRVEPAEKRQVAVLFKDVTERRRAEQALQRLNEQLEQRVNAALAERRLFAELVDHSVVNVHVVDKNLRWLAVNRQARHDFHLLYGRTPEIGDYLPGLFEDGSAGQTPILPMWQRALAGEQFIEIGIFGKPPMLRHYELRFNALHDQKGEILGAFLFAYDISDRVQEQERLAKAEEALRQAQKMEAVGQLSGGIAHDFNNLLGSILGAQELMRQRLDQSRFDALEPLLKLSSGSAQRASSLVHRLLAFSRQQTLQPCSTQVTTLVAGMEELLRRTIGPAITLSSRFASPLWPTFIDPPQLESALLNICINARDAMPAGGVIDIIGDNLLLDDEQALALQLPAGEYVRLSIVDNGKGMSAEVAERAVDPFFTTKPMGQGSGLGLSMTYGFVRQSGGQLRVLSVLGEGTRIELLLPRHPEQPQAPAEKLQHPPLQASSAAARRILLIEDQTALRLVVGEVLEELGYRVDAFENGPTALAHLQSGERPDLLLSDIGLPGGLNGRQVAERCRERYPDLKVLFITGYDESAALSDGQLLHGTLVLTKPFELEVLAERVRELLED